A stretch of DNA from Leptospira wolffii serovar Khorat str. Khorat-H2:
CGCGGGGAGGTCCCTATAGAATCGATGCACCTGCCAGAGATAATCGGAATCTTCTCCGGAAAATTCCTGATCCTGGTCCGGGAACAGATATCGAAACTCGGGATCCAAATCCAAGGAATAAGCGAAATCGTTACTTCGAATCCTCAATATGCTGGGATCCCAACAACCGAAAGGATCCGTTAGGCGCTGGAGTTCCTTCTCCTTATGAGAATAATGGCCCAGATATTTACCGAGTAGCCTTGCAGTCTTTTCATAAGCTTCCGGAACGATCTTTCCATACTTGGTTTTATAACAGAGCAAAGAACCCTTCAAGAGTCGGATCGCAGAATAGGGATTTCCGTGTTTTTGTAGAGCCTCGGCCTCGCTATAATGCAGATCCAATTCTCCACTCGCAGGAAAAACCTCTCTATAATCCCTATCCAAGATGATCTCGACTCTTCCGTCCTTATAAAATCGGTAATTTCTGCCTCTAGAATCCGTCTTCCAGACGTAATGCGCACTGAAACGGAAGGCAGACTGGAGCCGATTGTGTAGGATCTCCTCCTTTTTTTCCTGGTCGCTAAACCAAGGCTGACGGAGCAAAGGATCGATTTCTTGAGAGGACATAGCCGCCGGAAACAGTAGAATCCATGAAAAAGTGAAGAATACTAGGTTTCCTCGATACGATTTTAGCGTCGCTAAAATCACTCGGGAACCCGCGAGGATAGTCCGGATATATCTCACCCAAAGACCTGAAGAACCACTTTTATAGAACACGTCCGTTACTCATCATTGCGCCAAGGGCAACGTCCAGAGTGATCTCCCCAAAGGGAAAATTACATCGAGGGTCAACGAAATATACCTTCTAATTCCTTTAAAGAATTGATTCCCACAAGTTCCAGCCCAGGAATCTTTTCGACCTCGGGAAGATTTCCTTTAGGAAGATAAACGGCTTCCATTCCGATTCCCTTCAATTCT
This window harbors:
- a CDS encoding LIC10775 family protein — its product is MSSQEIDPLLRQPWFSDQEKKEEILHNRLQSAFRFSAHYVWKTDSRGRNYRFYKDGRVEIILDRDYREVFPASGELDLHYSEAEALQKHGNPYSAIRLLKGSLLCYKTKYGKIVPEAYEKTARLLGKYLGHYSHKEKELQRLTDPFGCWDPSILRIRSNDFAYSLDLDPEFRYLFPDQDQEFSGEDSDYLWQVHRFYRDLPAEKEPSTWDNEYRKNSEGILFFRPDRFVFTIGTTLHYHSSVIDSKNYYWIWDSLRGINPRTMREWNYLRKKEGDAYRTVFDSVSPDGRKTRIVLWEGFYLRGGRGIMFSLAFPERFEGQAAKIWSRFTSSVVVE